The Oncorhynchus tshawytscha isolate Ot180627B linkage group LG20, Otsh_v2.0, whole genome shotgun sequence genome has a window encoding:
- the atp5fa1 gene encoding ATP synthase subunit alpha, mitochondrial isoform X1 codes for MLSVRVAAALVRTLPRRAGFVSKNVYAAACVGARHLHTTKPWMAKTGTAEVSSILEEKILGADTSADLEETGRVLSIGDGIARVYGLRNVQAEEMVEFSSGLKGMSLNLEPDNVGVVVFGNDKLIKEGDIVKRTGAIVDVPVGEQLLGRVVDALGNAIDGKGPLGSSIRRRVGLKAPGIIPRISVREPMQTGIKAVDSLVPIGRGQRELIIGDRQTGKTAIAIDTIINQKRFNDGTDEKKKLYCIYVAIGQKRSTVAQLVKRLTDADAMRYTIVVSATASDAAPLQYLAPYSGCSMGEFFRDNGKHALIIYDDLSKQAVAYRQMSLLLRRPPGREAYPGDVFYLHSRLLERAAKMNENFGGGSLTALPVIETQAGDVSAYIPTNVISITDGQIFLETELFYKGIRPAINVGLSVSRVGSAAQTKAMKQVAGTMKLELAQYREVAAFAQFGSDLDAATQQLLNRGVRLTELLKQGQYCPMAIEEQVTVIYAGVRGHLDKMDPTKITKFEKAFLQHVLSQHQDLLAQIRADGKISETADAQLKQIVLTFLASFE; via the exons ATGCTGTCAGTTCGCGTTGCCGCGGCCCTTGTCCGCACCCTTCCCCGACGGGCTGGATTT GTTTCCAAAAATGTTTATGCTGCTGCATGTGTAGGAGCCAGGCACCTGCACACCACAAAGCCATGGATGGCCAAGACGG GAACAGCAGAGGTCTCATCCATTCTGGAGGAGAAGATCCTGGGGGCTGACACTAGCGCTGACCTGGAGGAGACTGGTCGCGTGCTGTCCATCGGTGATGGTATTGCCAGAGTGTATGGTCTCAGGAACGTGCAGGCTGAGGAGATGGTGGAGTTCTCCTCTGGGCTTAAG GGCATGTCTCTGAACTTGGAGCCTGACAATGTCGGTGTTGTGGTGTTCGGTAATGACAAGCTCATCAAGGAGGGCGATATCGTCAAGAGAACCGGAGCCATCGTGGACGTGCCCGTCGGTGAACAGCTGCTGGGTCGTGTGGTGGACGCTCTGGGAAATGCCATCGACGGCAAG GGTCCCCTTGGGTCCAGCATCCGTAGGCGTGTGGGTCTTAAGGCCCCTGGCATTATCCCCCGTATTTCTGTGAGAGAgcccatgcagactggcatcaaGGCCGTGGACAGCCTGGTGCCCATTGGCCGAGGTCAGCGTGAGCTGATCATCGGTGACCGGCAGACTGG CAAAACCGCCATTGCCATCGACACAATTATCAACCAGAAGCGCTTCAACGATGGCACTGATGAGAAGAAGAAGCTGTACTGCATCTACGTCGCCATTGGTCAGAAGAGATCCACCGTGGCCCAGCTAGTGAAGAGGCTGACTGACGCCGACGCCATGAGGTACACCATTGTGGTGTCCGCCACAGCCTCCGATGCCGCTCCCCTGCAGTACCTGGCCCCttactctggctgctccatgggaGAGTTCTTCAGAGACAATGGCAAGCACGCGCTCATCATCTACGACGATTTGTCCAAGCAG GCTGTGGCTTACCGTCAGATGTCCCTGCTGCTACGTCGTCCCCCCGGTCGTGAGGCCTACCCTGGGGATGTGTTCTACCTCCATTCTCGTTTGCTAGAGAGAGCAGCCAAGATGAACGAAAACTTCGGAGGCGGCTCCCTCACCGCCCTGCCCGTCATTGAGACCCAGGCCGGTGATGTTTCCGCCTACATTCCAACCAATGTCATCTCCATCACAGATGGACAG ATATTCTTGGAGACTGAGTTGTTCTACAAAGGTATTCGACCAGCTATCAACGTAGGTCTGTCTGTGTCACGTGTCGGCTCTGCCGCCCAGACCAAAGCCATGAAGCAG GTGGCTGGTACCATGAAGCTGGAGCTGGCCCAGTACCGTGAGGTGGCTGCCTTCGCACAGTTTGGTTCCGACTTGGACGCTGCCACCCAGCAGCTTCTGAACCGTGGTGTTCGCCTTACTGAGCTCCTCAAGCAGGGGCAGTACT GCCCCATGGCCATTGAGGAGCAGGTTACAGTCATCTATGCTGGTGTGAGGGGACACTTGGACAAAATGGACCCAACCAAGATCACAAAGTTTGAGAAGGCTTTTCTTCAACATGTTCTCAGCCAGCACCAGGACCTCCTAGCACAAATTAG AGCTGATGGCAAAATCTCAGAAACCGCAGATGCCCAGCTTAAGCAGATCGTCTTGACCTTCCTGGCAAGCTTTGAGTAG
- the atp5fa1 gene encoding ATP synthase subunit alpha, mitochondrial isoform X2 yields the protein MAKTGTAEVSSILEEKILGADTSADLEETGRVLSIGDGIARVYGLRNVQAEEMVEFSSGLKGMSLNLEPDNVGVVVFGNDKLIKEGDIVKRTGAIVDVPVGEQLLGRVVDALGNAIDGKGPLGSSIRRRVGLKAPGIIPRISVREPMQTGIKAVDSLVPIGRGQRELIIGDRQTGKTAIAIDTIINQKRFNDGTDEKKKLYCIYVAIGQKRSTVAQLVKRLTDADAMRYTIVVSATASDAAPLQYLAPYSGCSMGEFFRDNGKHALIIYDDLSKQAVAYRQMSLLLRRPPGREAYPGDVFYLHSRLLERAAKMNENFGGGSLTALPVIETQAGDVSAYIPTNVISITDGQIFLETELFYKGIRPAINVGLSVSRVGSAAQTKAMKQVAGTMKLELAQYREVAAFAQFGSDLDAATQQLLNRGVRLTELLKQGQYCPMAIEEQVTVIYAGVRGHLDKMDPTKITKFEKAFLQHVLSQHQDLLAQIRADGKISETADAQLKQIVLTFLASFE from the exons ATGGCCAAGACGG GAACAGCAGAGGTCTCATCCATTCTGGAGGAGAAGATCCTGGGGGCTGACACTAGCGCTGACCTGGAGGAGACTGGTCGCGTGCTGTCCATCGGTGATGGTATTGCCAGAGTGTATGGTCTCAGGAACGTGCAGGCTGAGGAGATGGTGGAGTTCTCCTCTGGGCTTAAG GGCATGTCTCTGAACTTGGAGCCTGACAATGTCGGTGTTGTGGTGTTCGGTAATGACAAGCTCATCAAGGAGGGCGATATCGTCAAGAGAACCGGAGCCATCGTGGACGTGCCCGTCGGTGAACAGCTGCTGGGTCGTGTGGTGGACGCTCTGGGAAATGCCATCGACGGCAAG GGTCCCCTTGGGTCCAGCATCCGTAGGCGTGTGGGTCTTAAGGCCCCTGGCATTATCCCCCGTATTTCTGTGAGAGAgcccatgcagactggcatcaaGGCCGTGGACAGCCTGGTGCCCATTGGCCGAGGTCAGCGTGAGCTGATCATCGGTGACCGGCAGACTGG CAAAACCGCCATTGCCATCGACACAATTATCAACCAGAAGCGCTTCAACGATGGCACTGATGAGAAGAAGAAGCTGTACTGCATCTACGTCGCCATTGGTCAGAAGAGATCCACCGTGGCCCAGCTAGTGAAGAGGCTGACTGACGCCGACGCCATGAGGTACACCATTGTGGTGTCCGCCACAGCCTCCGATGCCGCTCCCCTGCAGTACCTGGCCCCttactctggctgctccatgggaGAGTTCTTCAGAGACAATGGCAAGCACGCGCTCATCATCTACGACGATTTGTCCAAGCAG GCTGTGGCTTACCGTCAGATGTCCCTGCTGCTACGTCGTCCCCCCGGTCGTGAGGCCTACCCTGGGGATGTGTTCTACCTCCATTCTCGTTTGCTAGAGAGAGCAGCCAAGATGAACGAAAACTTCGGAGGCGGCTCCCTCACCGCCCTGCCCGTCATTGAGACCCAGGCCGGTGATGTTTCCGCCTACATTCCAACCAATGTCATCTCCATCACAGATGGACAG ATATTCTTGGAGACTGAGTTGTTCTACAAAGGTATTCGACCAGCTATCAACGTAGGTCTGTCTGTGTCACGTGTCGGCTCTGCCGCCCAGACCAAAGCCATGAAGCAG GTGGCTGGTACCATGAAGCTGGAGCTGGCCCAGTACCGTGAGGTGGCTGCCTTCGCACAGTTTGGTTCCGACTTGGACGCTGCCACCCAGCAGCTTCTGAACCGTGGTGTTCGCCTTACTGAGCTCCTCAAGCAGGGGCAGTACT GCCCCATGGCCATTGAGGAGCAGGTTACAGTCATCTATGCTGGTGTGAGGGGACACTTGGACAAAATGGACCCAACCAAGATCACAAAGTTTGAGAAGGCTTTTCTTCAACATGTTCTCAGCCAGCACCAGGACCTCCTAGCACAAATTAG AGCTGATGGCAAAATCTCAGAAACCGCAGATGCCCAGCTTAAGCAGATCGTCTTGACCTTCCTGGCAAGCTTTGAGTAG
- the atp5fa1 gene encoding ATP synthase subunit alpha, mitochondrial isoform X3, translated as MVEFSSGLKGMSLNLEPDNVGVVVFGNDKLIKEGDIVKRTGAIVDVPVGEQLLGRVVDALGNAIDGKGPLGSSIRRRVGLKAPGIIPRISVREPMQTGIKAVDSLVPIGRGQRELIIGDRQTGKTAIAIDTIINQKRFNDGTDEKKKLYCIYVAIGQKRSTVAQLVKRLTDADAMRYTIVVSATASDAAPLQYLAPYSGCSMGEFFRDNGKHALIIYDDLSKQAVAYRQMSLLLRRPPGREAYPGDVFYLHSRLLERAAKMNENFGGGSLTALPVIETQAGDVSAYIPTNVISITDGQIFLETELFYKGIRPAINVGLSVSRVGSAAQTKAMKQVAGTMKLELAQYREVAAFAQFGSDLDAATQQLLNRGVRLTELLKQGQYCPMAIEEQVTVIYAGVRGHLDKMDPTKITKFEKAFLQHVLSQHQDLLAQIRADGKISETADAQLKQIVLTFLASFE; from the exons ATGGTGGAGTTCTCCTCTGGGCTTAAG GGCATGTCTCTGAACTTGGAGCCTGACAATGTCGGTGTTGTGGTGTTCGGTAATGACAAGCTCATCAAGGAGGGCGATATCGTCAAGAGAACCGGAGCCATCGTGGACGTGCCCGTCGGTGAACAGCTGCTGGGTCGTGTGGTGGACGCTCTGGGAAATGCCATCGACGGCAAG GGTCCCCTTGGGTCCAGCATCCGTAGGCGTGTGGGTCTTAAGGCCCCTGGCATTATCCCCCGTATTTCTGTGAGAGAgcccatgcagactggcatcaaGGCCGTGGACAGCCTGGTGCCCATTGGCCGAGGTCAGCGTGAGCTGATCATCGGTGACCGGCAGACTGG CAAAACCGCCATTGCCATCGACACAATTATCAACCAGAAGCGCTTCAACGATGGCACTGATGAGAAGAAGAAGCTGTACTGCATCTACGTCGCCATTGGTCAGAAGAGATCCACCGTGGCCCAGCTAGTGAAGAGGCTGACTGACGCCGACGCCATGAGGTACACCATTGTGGTGTCCGCCACAGCCTCCGATGCCGCTCCCCTGCAGTACCTGGCCCCttactctggctgctccatgggaGAGTTCTTCAGAGACAATGGCAAGCACGCGCTCATCATCTACGACGATTTGTCCAAGCAG GCTGTGGCTTACCGTCAGATGTCCCTGCTGCTACGTCGTCCCCCCGGTCGTGAGGCCTACCCTGGGGATGTGTTCTACCTCCATTCTCGTTTGCTAGAGAGAGCAGCCAAGATGAACGAAAACTTCGGAGGCGGCTCCCTCACCGCCCTGCCCGTCATTGAGACCCAGGCCGGTGATGTTTCCGCCTACATTCCAACCAATGTCATCTCCATCACAGATGGACAG ATATTCTTGGAGACTGAGTTGTTCTACAAAGGTATTCGACCAGCTATCAACGTAGGTCTGTCTGTGTCACGTGTCGGCTCTGCCGCCCAGACCAAAGCCATGAAGCAG GTGGCTGGTACCATGAAGCTGGAGCTGGCCCAGTACCGTGAGGTGGCTGCCTTCGCACAGTTTGGTTCCGACTTGGACGCTGCCACCCAGCAGCTTCTGAACCGTGGTGTTCGCCTTACTGAGCTCCTCAAGCAGGGGCAGTACT GCCCCATGGCCATTGAGGAGCAGGTTACAGTCATCTATGCTGGTGTGAGGGGACACTTGGACAAAATGGACCCAACCAAGATCACAAAGTTTGAGAAGGCTTTTCTTCAACATGTTCTCAGCCAGCACCAGGACCTCCTAGCACAAATTAG AGCTGATGGCAAAATCTCAGAAACCGCAGATGCCCAGCTTAAGCAGATCGTCTTGACCTTCCTGGCAAGCTTTGAGTAG
- the haus1 gene encoding HAUS augmin-like complex subunit 1 — MCEKNKKVSKWLSTVFGDQTIPEYEVNTRTVDILYQLAEASEVRCNETSLLIEDQKQKTSEYQADGVHLQNVVLQGVGLSSGSLSKPASDYLSALVANAKVLGVRDTSLSSFVPAVNNLTNELLESEKTDRRLDRELNALRNKLGSVLVLRKTFQEDIKKTMKAQEVESAKAEERLLNMDFVKAKSKDLSYRNKKAEDQLTSRHMENRISHQALMELCEQVYTLKQEILPLSKKLEPYRDLSPSPSLAQVKIEEAKRELAAVDAELEMKVDFMNSSLPKGRPLK, encoded by the exons ATGTGTGAAAAGAACAAGAAG GTAAGCAAGTGGCTCAGCACAGTCTTTGGAGATCAAACTATTCCAGAATATGAAGTTAACACACGGACTGTCGACATACTGTACCAGCTTGCAGAAGCAAGTGAAGTTCGATGCAATGAGACTTCCCTGCTCATTGAGGATCAGAAACAGAAAACTTCTGAGTATCAGGCTGATG GTGTTCATCTCCAGAATGTTGTTTTACAAGGAGTGGGCTTATCCTCTGGAAGCTTGTCAAAACCTGCATCAGACTACCTGTCAGCATTGGTGGCAAACGCTAAGGTACTTGGTGTCCGAGACACCTCTCTGAGCAG CTTTGTGCCAGCGGTGAATAACTTGACCAATGAGCTTCTGGAATCTGAAAAGACGGACAGGAGACTTGATAGGGAGCTTAATGCCCTCAGAAATAAACTTGGGTCCGTTCTTGTTCTACGGAAAACCTTCCAAGA GGACATCAAGAAAACAATGAAAGCTCAAGAGGTGGAGAGTGCCAAAGCAGAAGAAAGACTGCTGAATATGGACTTTGTCAAAGCAAAATCCAAAGACCTCTCATACCGAAACAAGAAGGCAGAG GACCAGCTAACATCCAGACACATGGAGAATCGAATCTCCCACCAAGCTCTGATGGAGCTATGTGAG CAAGTCTACACGTTGAAACAAGAAATTCTACCTTTGTCAAAGAAACTCGAACCCTACAGAGATTTGAGCCCA AGTCCATCTCTTGCTCAAGTGAAAATTGAAGAGGCAAAGCGAGAATTG GCTGCAGTTGATGCTGAACTGGAGATGAAGGTGGACTTCATGAATTCCTCCTTGCCTAAAGGGCGGCCTTTAAAATGA